A section of the Candidatus Binatia bacterium genome encodes:
- a CDS encoding gamma carbonic anhydrase family protein, with amino-acid sequence MVVSFEGKTPRLDLTAYVHRTAEIIGDVELGAESSVWPYAVIRGDVHYVRIGARTNLQDGSLIHVTTDRWPTIVGDEVTVGHRAVLHGCCIGPRCLIGIGAIVLDGAEIGEECIVGAGALVTPGTKIPAGHLVLGVPAKVIRPLSEVEKQANLQSALHYVAHAKRYRDGGIF; translated from the coding sequence CTCCTCGTCTGGACCTCACCGCCTACGTGCATCGAACCGCCGAAATCATCGGGGACGTCGAATTAGGAGCCGAAAGCAGCGTTTGGCCATATGCGGTGATTCGGGGCGACGTACACTACGTTCGCATTGGGGCTCGAACGAACCTGCAAGACGGTTCGCTCATCCATGTCACAACCGACCGCTGGCCGACCATCGTCGGAGACGAGGTAACCGTGGGCCATCGTGCTGTACTGCACGGATGTTGCATCGGTCCACGCTGTTTGATTGGCATCGGCGCAATCGTGCTCGACGGAGCCGAAATTGGCGAAGAATGTATCGTGGGTGCCGGGGCTCTCGTGACGCCAGGCACGAAGATTCCGGCCGGGCACCTGGTACTGGGAGTTCCCGCAAAGGTCATTCGCCCGTTGAGCGAGGTCGAAAAGCAGGCCAATTTGCAAAGCGCTTTGCACTACGTGGCGCACGCCAAGCGTTATCGTGACGGCGGCATTTTCTAG
- the der gene encoding GTPase Der, giving the protein MMPIAREPLPSVVERTSLPVVAIVGRPNAGKSTLFNRLLGERRAIVDEQPGVTRDRNIASARLGDREVLLVDTGGFDEQADDNLARAVLAQSWLAAEEADLVVALFDGREGLNPLDRDLVQRLRVLRKPVLYVANKLDDGKLDLLSTEFFALGIPEVLPISAAHGRGVDELVERIGGLLPQATTPSPTPPPSKEVIAVAIVGRPNVGKSSLVNRIVGYERAIVDDKPGTTRDAIDTLVQYHGQDFLLIDTAGIRRRPKVREIVERASVVRAFRAVDRAHVVVLLVDAMEGLADQDTRIAHHVLERGKPLAIVFNKWDAVARQARRPMQYRQRLAATYPSLANFPTEFISARTGEGVDRIFRLARLLYGRARKRPSTAKLNVLLQEITRQRPAPAVGGRPVRFYYVAQTGIEPPRLAIFTNHPEAIPVPYKRYLEGEFRKAFQWSGVPIRIEFRPRPRRRPE; this is encoded by the coding sequence ATGATGCCGATCGCACGTGAACCCTTGCCCTCTGTAGTCGAGCGAACTTCCTTGCCGGTCGTCGCAATCGTCGGGCGTCCGAACGCCGGAAAGTCCACGCTATTCAACCGCCTGTTGGGCGAGCGTCGGGCCATTGTGGACGAGCAACCTGGAGTGACTCGGGATCGCAACATCGCAAGCGCTCGTTTGGGAGACCGGGAGGTCCTGCTCGTAGACACGGGTGGCTTCGACGAGCAGGCGGACGACAATCTCGCGAGAGCGGTGCTCGCGCAGAGCTGGCTTGCAGCCGAAGAGGCTGACTTAGTTGTCGCTCTTTTCGACGGTCGAGAGGGCCTCAACCCGTTGGACCGTGACCTCGTGCAACGCTTGCGGGTGCTGCGAAAGCCCGTGCTGTACGTGGCGAACAAGCTGGACGACGGCAAGCTCGATCTTTTGAGTACGGAGTTCTTCGCACTTGGCATTCCTGAGGTTCTGCCCATATCCGCGGCACATGGGCGGGGCGTCGATGAACTGGTGGAAAGAATAGGCGGTTTGCTGCCGCAAGCGACAACTCCATCGCCGACGCCGCCGCCATCGAAGGAAGTCATTGCTGTCGCGATCGTTGGACGACCCAATGTCGGGAAATCGTCCCTGGTCAATCGCATTGTCGGCTACGAGCGTGCTATCGTGGACGACAAGCCCGGAACCACGCGCGATGCCATTGACACCCTCGTCCAATACCACGGGCAGGATTTCTTACTCATCGACACGGCGGGCATACGGCGTCGGCCCAAGGTGCGGGAAATTGTCGAGCGCGCAAGCGTGGTCCGGGCATTTCGAGCTGTGGACCGCGCCCACGTTGTCGTTCTGCTCGTCGATGCGATGGAAGGCCTTGCAGACCAGGACACCCGCATTGCACATCACGTACTCGAACGGGGCAAACCCCTCGCGATTGTATTCAACAAATGGGATGCTGTGGCGCGCCAGGCTCGTCGCCCCATGCAGTATCGCCAGCGCCTGGCTGCCACCTATCCGAGTCTCGCTAATTTTCCCACGGAATTCATTTCCGCGCGGACCGGAGAAGGCGTAGACAGAATCTTCCGCCTCGCCCGGTTGTTGTATGGCCGCGCGCGAAAACGGCCATCCACAGCGAAGCTCAATGTGCTCCTGCAAGAAATTACACGCCAGCGACCTGCACCTGCAGTGGGTGGCAGGCCGGTTCGCTTTTACTACGTGGCGCAAACAGGGATCGAACCTCCGCGATTAGCCATCTTCACCAACCATCCAGAAGCCATCCCGGTGCCCTACAAACGCTACTTGGAAGGGGAATTTCGCAAAGCGTTTCAATGGTCGGGGGTGCCGATCCGTATTGAATTTCGACCTCGCCCGCGGCGCCGCCCGGAGTAG
- a CDS encoding crotonase, which produces MSEFHTVLFEVENRVATITLNRPERKNAMNQQLKDELRECWYRVKADPDIWVAIVTGAGDAFSSGADVESLATGGFVKPDRWRELAMIEGIVELPTPRRLRVHKPVIAAVNGVVAGFSLDLVTEADIPIASDRAYFVDPHVSIGYVSSHEMVNMARRVPLAVCLRMALLGSRERMSAQRAYEVGLVTEVVPHEQLMPRARELAEMILSNAPLAVWGTKMAILQGLGLPIPLAEEIAAGYLEIVEQSEDHQEGPRAFVEKRKPVWRAR; this is translated from the coding sequence ATGAGCGAGTTCCATACAGTTCTCTTCGAAGTCGAAAATCGAGTGGCTACGATCACTCTGAACCGCCCGGAACGGAAAAACGCCATGAACCAGCAGCTCAAAGACGAGCTGCGGGAGTGCTGGTATCGGGTCAAGGCGGACCCGGATATTTGGGTAGCCATTGTCACCGGCGCCGGAGATGCGTTTTCCAGTGGGGCCGATGTGGAGTCACTGGCGACGGGGGGTTTCGTCAAACCGGATCGCTGGCGCGAGCTTGCGATGATTGAAGGGATTGTCGAGCTTCCGACCCCACGGCGCTTGCGGGTTCACAAGCCGGTCATCGCAGCCGTCAATGGGGTCGTTGCTGGATTTTCCCTGGACCTGGTTACGGAGGCAGACATCCCGATTGCTTCGGACCGGGCTTACTTCGTGGACCCGCACGTGTCCATCGGCTACGTATCGTCGCACGAGATGGTCAACATGGCCCGGCGGGTTCCCCTTGCTGTTTGTCTGCGCATGGCATTGCTGGGAAGTCGCGAGCGCATGAGCGCCCAAAGAGCATATGAAGTGGGGCTGGTCACAGAGGTCGTTCCGCACGAGCAACTCATGCCGCGGGCGCGGGAGTTAGCCGAGATGATCTTGAGCAACGCCCCTCTAGCGGTTTGGGGCACCAAAATGGCGATTTTGCAGGGGTTAGGATTGCCGATCCCGCTGGCCGAGGAAATCGCTGCTGGATATCTCGAGATCGTCGAGCAGTCCGAAGATCATCAAGAGGGACCACGAGCCTTCGTGGAAAAGCGAAAACCAGTGTGGCGCGCGCGCTAA